The following coding sequences are from one Triticum aestivum cultivar Chinese Spring chromosome 5A, IWGSC CS RefSeq v2.1, whole genome shotgun sequence window:
- the LOC123104255 gene encoding uncharacterized protein, whose product MQSITASGLLVFVSFMMDQGEPGKDLPILEQTREADPHEIESSKKMEATTEATPDIEMVNAPFEVTAPVALKEQFSLFEDVSPPAELTKSPDVDKDCVVVHVICYEADDLNIRTGKTEFLGCWILVAICGYTNEELYSSLTVVRRVVQGVLKHKKFKATPSFVRNTVLVKLTQEDDVACLHKQVYQWQGHKVVFMKVHRIELLRDVLDDVHGKVRLVSIPN is encoded by the exons ATGCAGAGTATAACCGCAAG tggactcctagtattcgtcagtttcatgatggaccaaggagaaccaggcaaagatctgccgatattggagcagacgcgggaggctgatccccacgagatagagagctccaagaagatggaggcaaccaccgaggcgaccccagatattgagatggtcaacgccccgtttgaggttacagcccccgtggcactgaaGGAGCAGTTTTCCCTCtttgaggatgtgtcccccccggcTGAGCtgaccaag agccctgatgtagacaaggattgtgtggttgtacatgtcatttgctatgaggcggacgacctgaatatacgcactggaaaaacagagttcttaggctgttggatcctggtagccatttgcggttataccaatgaagagttgtattccagcctcactgttgtcaggcgtgttgtccagggtgtactgaagcacaagaagttcaaagctactccttcgtttgtgaggaatactgttcttgtcaagcttacacaggaagatgacgtggcatgcctccacaaacaagtttatcagtggcaaggccacaaggttgtcttcatgaaggttcacaggattgagctgctgcgggacgtcctcgatgatgttcatggcaaggtccgtcttgtgtccatcccaaattag